Proteins from a single region of Shinella zoogloeoides:
- a CDS encoding tellurite resistance TerB family protein yields the protein MFERLQQFLASLSGGDSRPAFAVDDPRVAVMALCIQVMEADGTVLESEKTALRARFREFYPVDEAELDALVAAGTDAESEAIDFFQFTSELKRQLSEEQRVSLIGLLWEIVYADGERSEMEDHAIWRIADLLGVSGRERIMKRQEVAERVGAAAGAEEADDV from the coding sequence ATGTTCGAACGCTTGCAGCAGTTTCTTGCGAGCCTTTCCGGTGGCGACAGCCGGCCGGCCTTTGCGGTCGACGACCCCCGGGTCGCGGTTATGGCGCTCTGCATCCAGGTGATGGAGGCCGACGGCACGGTGCTAGAATCCGAGAAGACGGCCCTTCGCGCCCGCTTCAGGGAATTCTACCCCGTGGACGAGGCGGAGCTGGATGCGCTCGTCGCCGCCGGCACGGATGCGGAAAGCGAGGCCATCGACTTCTTCCAGTTCACCTCCGAGTTGAAACGCCAGCTCTCGGAAGAGCAGCGCGTCAGCCTCATCGGCCTGCTCTGGGAGATCGTCTATGCGGATGGCGAGCGCAGCGAGATGGAGGACCATGCCATCTGGCGCATCGCCGACCTGCTCGGCGTCTCGGGCCGTGAGCGCATCATGAAGCGGCAGGAAGTGGCCGAAAGGGTGGGTGCGGCGGCGGGCGCGGAGGAGGCGGACGACGTCTGA